AGAAATAGAAGTTATTATTAATGAAATTGAATCAAAAACAAAAGTTATCAACGAAATTGTTTCAAAAACAGAATTGCTTTCTTTGAATGCTTCAATTGAAGCAGCAAGAGCTGGCGAACATGGGAAAGGCTTTGCTGTTGTTGCGGAAGAAGTTGGTAATTTAGCACATATGAGCGGGAAATCATCTGGAGAAATCCAAACATTACTGCAAAAAAGTAGGGAAGAAGTACAAAGGATATTAGTTCAAACTATTCAAAAAGTAGAAGAAGGGCAGAAAAGAACTGCAAAAGTTGCAGAAGCTTTTTCTGATATAGTTACCGGAGTTAAAGATATTAATTTGCAAATGGGGCAAATTTCAGATGCGACGAAAGAACAAGAAATTGGTGTGAAGCAAATAGCTAATGCAATGGGACAACTTGACCAATTGGCTTTTAAAAATACAGGTGAATCGGAAAATTCATTAAAAGCTACGGAAGAAATTTCAAATGCAAGTCAACACTTGACTGATATTGTTGATAAAACTGAAAACGTAATTTACGGCGAAAAAAAGAAAAAGAGTGGCTAAAGTTATTAGCTAATTAATACAGCATAAAAAAATATTGCCGAAATAATATCTAAGTGATTAATGATACCAAGAAAAAAACTTCTTTCAGACAACTCAAACATTGTCCTAAACATCACAAGGCGAACTAAAGGATTAACTGCTTCACCTTTTTGTGCACCTATGTCTCTCCATATTCGCGCATTTTCAAATTTAAACATATGTTCTCTATGATAACTTGCAGGATAATATTCTTTTTGTAAATTTTGTTTAGTTAATAATGCTTCATTCCAAATCCTTAGAAATTTGTTTAAAAAAATAGAAAAAAATATCATTGCTGCTATATGGTATCTACTAAAATTTAAACTAGGATTGATTGAAAAGAAATATAATATAAATATTAAAAGCACAAAAAATAATGTTCTTTGATAAAATATTCCAAAAAATAACTTAATAGATTCTTGATATTTCTCAGTGTATGCATCTGCTTTATGGTGCAATTTTAAATTCCATTTTAAGGCATCTAGGCAACACCACATAATTAAAATGAGGGCTATTATTTCAAACTTTGGGTATGAACCACCATGAGGAAAGAAATGTAGGCTAAAAAAAAGTAACGCAAGAGCAATATAGCAACGAAAATCAGTTTTAGAGATATCAAATTTATTAAGATGATTTGGTTTTGCTAAATGCGATAGCAAAGATAATCTAAAATTTTTATCGCCAAACTCCATTCCGTTATTTAGAGGTTCATAATAAATACCTAATTCAAAACGCCAGCGTTTTATTTTTGGGAGAATATTTCGCCAGTCATAAGTTGATGCTAACCTTAAAACTCCTGCAAAAATAGTAAATAAACCTGTCCAAAAAAGAGATAAATTTAATTTTTCTGCCAGTACAATAGACAAAGTAATAAAAGGAATTTTATCAGCTGCAACTCTCAGAACATGAAAGAATTTATTAAAAATAAAGATGGGAAATGGAAAAAGAATGCTTTTCCAATGCAATATATTAAAAATATATGCCGTAAAATAAGTTATTTTACCCGAGAAAAAAATTGCCGTAACAGAAAGTATGGCAAGAATAAAAGTGTTTTCAATTAAGTAGCTATCTATCAAACTTGCAGTCATAAATTATGGTTTCAGTTCCGTCAGGACTTTTCACAAGATTTTCGTCACGTGCGATCATAACAGCAGGATGATCTTTTTCATGAAATAAGACGACTCCGCAATGAGGGCACTTTGCCGTAACCTCAGGATTTTTAGGGCTTCCTTTTTCAAATACGAGATGAAAACGCCTTTTGCAGGTAGCATTATCAATTAATCTTTTTTCGTATTTCATGTTTGATATGTTATTATCCATAAATTCCTCCCATTAAAAAGGCTATCAGCGGCTTGTTTGTAACGCAAGATGCAAGTAGGCTCAAGGCTCGGCGAATTTGTTTTTTCGCATCATTTGACATTGGAGGAAGGAAATGATTCAAGCAAACATTCTTGCTGGAAAGCGCGGAGTAGTGTTTGGAGTAGCAAATAATAAGTCTATAGCTTGGGCTTGCGCTCAATTATGTGCCGAGCAGGGTGCTCAATTGGCGTTTAATTATTTGGGAGATGCTCAAGAGAAGCGTGTAAGAGAATTGGTTAAAGATCTGCCAAATGCTCTAGTAATGCCGTGCGACGTAACAAAAGACGAGCAAATAGCTGATTTTTATCAGCACATTCAGAAAGAATGGGACGGTATTGATTTCATTATTCACTCCGTTGCTTTTACAGAAAAAGAAAATTTAAAAGATAAATTTATGGTTGTAACTAGAGAGTCTTTTGCTTCAACTCTCGATATTTCAGCTTATTCGTTGCTTGCCGTGACTAGAGCGGCGTTACCGCTGATGAAAAAAGGCGGAAGTGTAATTACTATGTCGTATTATGGAGCTGAAAAAGTTGTTCCAAGATACAATGTCATGGGAGTTGCAAAAGCTGCACTTGAATCGTGCGCTAAGTATTTAGCTTATGATCTTGGCGAAGTAGGTATTAGGGTAAATGCTATCAGTGCAGGTCCAATTCGTACATTATCATCTAGCGCGATACCAGGAATTAAGGAAATGCTGGATAATTCACAAAAGCACTCTCCACTCAAGAGAAACGTTACTACAGAAGATGTAGCACGTTCGGCTGTATATTTATTATCCGACTTATCCTCAGGTGTTACTGGAGAAGTACTTCATGTGGATTGTGGTTATAATACACTTGGTATGTTTTCAGCAGTAGAGTAATAAATGATAGGATATCATAAATTAGATAGGTTGCTTGCGAATGAAATAGTGTCCCTGACGTTTGTAATTGCTGCAAGCCTCAGTTCTATCATGATGATGGCTAAAATTCCACGCTATGCTCAGGTGCTATTTTCTGCACCTGATACTGCAACAACTTTTCTTATGTTATTACTTTATTCCTTTCCTTCTATTATTAAATTTACCGTGCCAATTTCATTATTGCTAGCATGCTCTATTGTCACTATTCGAATGGCAGCAGATAGGGAGTTAGAAGCATGGATGGCAAGTGGAGTTAGTGTTTTAAGATTAGCTAGAATGCCTACTATATTAGGTTTTTTAGTTATGTTAATTTCTTTATTTAGTGCTCTTTTTTTTGAACCGTATTCAAACAGACAGTTTGAAATGTTTAAGTGGGTACAATCAAGAGAACTTGTAGAAGCAATGATAAAAAATTCTATTCGGGAAAAAAGTTTTATCAACGATGCTTTTGCAAATTCAGATAACGTTAACTTAGTAATGTTTTTAAACAAAGTGAGCGAAGATAAAACAGATTTTCAGGATGTATTTATTGGATTAAAGACAAATTCTTATAGTTACTACTCAATTGTACAATCAAAAGAGGGAGAATTAAAAAAGAAATCAAACGATGGTTTTCCTGATTATATTTTTTCGTTAAAAAATGGTACTGGTTATTCTGGTAAATTAGCAAACCATAATTTGTCATATTTCTTATCTAATAAAGATGAACACTTTAAATTTCCTCAAAAAGATTTTAATAAAAATGATTTAATTTTATTTCCAAAAGTTTCTGATTGGACTATTACACATTTTTCTGATATGCACATTTCATTAATAAATACTTTTAAAGACAAGTTTAAAGTTGAAATGAATCAAATTGAAAATTCTAATCAGCTATACCCTCGGGAGTATTTTAACCAATTAAGTAAAGAAATGGAAACAAATTTGGATTGGAACAAAGATATTAAAATGGTTGAAAAACTTATTTTTATTTTTAAACAAATATCAGTTCCAATTTCAACTATATTTCTTCCGATCATTGGAATTTGTTTAGGTATTCAAGATCCAAGAAGAAAACAATTTGGAGTCTATTTAGGAGTTGGTTTAGTTATCTTTGCTTTATATGCATCTATTTCATTATGCCAACAATTATCTTTGAATTTTATTTTACCTCCATATGCAATGCTATTAGCAACACCTCTTATTTTGATATTTATTATTATTTTGTTGTTGCGATGGCGTCTCAAACATCCACCATCAACTGGATTTATTGCCTTTCTGCAAGAAGATTTTAAATTCAAAAGAAAGAGGCTTTAAATGCGGATTTGGTGGTATATTGCATCGCAATACTTAAAAAGTATTTTAAGTATTTTACTCTTTTCATTATCAATATATTTTATCTTGACTTATATGGAAGAAAGTCAACATTACTTTGATGGCCGAACAATTTCAGCAAAAATAAAGTTTTACTATTATTTATGGCAAGTACCTACGATTACAATTCAATTAATGCCATTTGCTGTGTTGATTGGAGGTATAGTAACAAACTGGTTACTAGCTAAGCACGGCGAAATATCCGCACTTAGAGCTGCAGGTATGTCAATGCTAAGAATTTCTATACCTTTAGTTTCAGTGGGTCTTTTATTTACAGCGGGACAATTTATTTTAAATGAGTTTATTCAACCTGTGAGTACAACAAATTTTTTGCGAGTTAGAAATATTGAAATTGAAGGCAGTAAAAAAAATGATTATGTTTTTACTGAAAGCAAATGGTTGAAGTCTAAAGGAACAATTCTCTATTTTCAGCGCTATGATGAAAGTAAGCAGGAACTATATGATGTTGAGTTTTTTAAATCAGAAAGTTCAAACATTCGCCAAATTGTTCATGCAAAGTCAGCATATTTTGATGAAAATATTGGTAACTGGGTGTTAAGATCTGCGATTGTAAATAATTTTGATTCTCATTATCAATTAAATAAAATTGATGTGAAATCATATTACGTTACTAATATTGATTTTGCTCCTCCAAAAGTATTAAAAGATACAAGTGATTCAAATCAATTAAGTTACTGGCAATTAAAAAAAGTAATTGATGATGCACAAGAGGCAGGAGCAAATGTTTCTGATAGAATAATAGATTTA
This is a stretch of genomic DNA from Pigmentibacter ruber. It encodes these proteins:
- a CDS encoding LptF/LptG family permease — translated: MRIWWYIASQYLKSILSILLFSLSIYFILTYMEESQHYFDGRTISAKIKFYYYLWQVPTITIQLMPFAVLIGGIVTNWLLAKHGEISALRAAGMSMLRISIPLVSVGLLFTAGQFILNEFIQPVSTTNFLRVRNIEIEGSKKNDYVFTESKWLKSKGTILYFQRYDESKQELYDVEFFKSESSNIRQIVHAKSAYFDENIGNWVLRSAIVNNFDSHYQLNKIDVKSYYVTNIDFAPPKVLKDTSDSNQLSYWQLKKVIDDAQEAGANVSDRIIDLYLKISAPFANILFVFLTIPFALKKERQEEKYIGIVICIVTALVYWFGNLVLKSFAIKGSLNPLLAAWIMNILVLCLSFMLIRKLDKGQ
- a CDS encoding LptF/LptG family permease yields the protein MIGYHKLDRLLANEIVSLTFVIAASLSSIMMMAKIPRYAQVLFSAPDTATTFLMLLLYSFPSIIKFTVPISLLLACSIVTIRMAADRELEAWMASGVSVLRLARMPTILGFLVMLISLFSALFFEPYSNRQFEMFKWVQSRELVEAMIKNSIREKSFINDAFANSDNVNLVMFLNKVSEDKTDFQDVFIGLKTNSYSYYSIVQSKEGELKKKSNDGFPDYIFSLKNGTGYSGKLANHNLSYFLSNKDEHFKFPQKDFNKNDLILFPKVSDWTITHFSDMHISLINTFKDKFKVEMNQIENSNQLYPREYFNQLSKEMETNLDWNKDIKMVEKLIFIFKQISVPISTIFLPIIGICLGIQDPRRKQFGVYLGVGLVIFALYASISLCQQLSLNFILPPYAMLLATPLILIFIIILLLRWRLKHPPSTGFIAFLQEDFKFKRKRL
- a CDS encoding enoyl-ACP reductase FabI, with amino-acid sequence MIQANILAGKRGVVFGVANNKSIAWACAQLCAEQGAQLAFNYLGDAQEKRVRELVKDLPNALVMPCDVTKDEQIADFYQHIQKEWDGIDFIIHSVAFTEKENLKDKFMVVTRESFASTLDISAYSLLAVTRAALPLMKKGGSVITMSYYGAEKVVPRYNVMGVAKAALESCAKYLAYDLGEVGIRVNAISAGPIRTLSSSAIPGIKEMLDNSQKHSPLKRNVTTEDVARSAVYLLSDLSSGVTGEVLHVDCGYNTLGMFSAVE